The Juglans regia cultivar Chandler chromosome 1, Walnut 2.0, whole genome shotgun sequence nucleotide sequence aaaataaaaaataaaaacttggcAAGATCCAACACATGAGAAGGTCGAAATATTGTAAGCTCTTGAAATTTGTATATACATCAACAACACAACCACCAAGACATGATCAGCAGCAAAATCAACACTAGTTCTACCTTGCTACCTACCTAACGCAACTGCTGCTCATGTAGTTCAGAACCAGAACCAGAATGCAGAGAATAGTGTAGGAAAGCACTTTGAAAACCTAATtggaaaccaaaaataaaaagagagggagaaaaccATACGCAATATGGAAAATACTCAAAACTTTTCCATGAATACCATTACCTGAAGTGGCGAGCGAcgattatctatatttatatatatgtttctttctTCCGATTTGTGCCTGCTTAGGAATAACTCCATAAATCTTCTCCATCTGAGTCGTCCGAAGACTTCGACTCAATCCTCGGCGGGCTCACGAGCATTCCCTCCGCCATGTCCACCAGCAAGTTCGGCATGTTCAGGAGCGCTTCCTCGTCGATATACTCCTCGCCCACCTGAGTACTGCTACTGCTGATCGTCGTGTCCTTATTTTCCGAGGGCTTCGTTTCCTGTTTTCCTCCAGTACTCTCCGACGTCTCCGGCTTCCGTGCTATAGCCTCCGCCGCTCTGGCCGCCGCGGCTTGAATATCGCTCCCCGATGTCGAAGCTGGTATAGGGTACGAAAGGATAGAATTCGGGAAGTTAAGAGAGGCATCGGGGCCTTTCAAGGCCAGAGCGGCCACGTCGTAGGCGGCGGCCGCCATCTCCGGAGACGGGTACGTACCGAGCCAAATGCGCGTAGTCTTACGTGGCTCCCGTATTTCGGACACCCATTTCCCGCTCCGGCTCCGCACTCCCCTATACTTCGGGCTCCCACCGGAGGCCTGTTGACCCGGTGATCCGCCTGGAGATGGTACGGGCCTACGAGACGGGTCTTCAAAGGTTGCGGGGCTGGGAACAGAAAGACGTGGCGTAGTCTCCTCCTGGCGCACATTAGCTGGGAAAGAAGGTTCAGGAACTTGTATGGAGAGGCTGGGCACCGCAACTTGGGGCTGTGGGTCATCTTGGCGCACGTTAGCAGGATTATTGGCCATGTGAGTGCATGAATATGTATACTTTTGTTTGTTTACGTAaacaaaatatggaaaaaatagATAGATAGGGGTC carries:
- the LOC108998614 gene encoding ethylene-responsive transcription factor ERF027-like is translated as MANNPANVRQDDPQPQVAVPSLSIQVPEPSFPANVRQEETTPRLSVPSPATFEDPSRRPVPSPGGSPGQQASGGSPKYRGVRSRSGKWVSEIREPRKTTRIWLGTYPSPEMAAAAYDVAALALKGPDASLNFPNSILSYPIPASTSGSDIQAAAARAAEAIARKPETSESTGGKQETKPSENKDTTISSSSTQVGEEYIDEEALLNMPNLLVDMAEGMLVSPPRIESKSSDDSDGEDLWSYS